In one window of Rhizobium sp. ACO-34A DNA:
- a CDS encoding ArsR family transcriptional regulator codes for MDRLDRKILRILQEDSTLAVADLAKKVGLSTTPCWRRIQKMEEDGVIRRRVALLDPAKVNTKVTVFVSVRTSSHSIEWLKRFSEVVAEFPEVVEFYRMSGDVDYLLRVVVPDIAAYDAFYKRLIAKIEIRDVSSAFAMEQIKYTTELPLDYMLIDNQKSSED; via the coding sequence ATGGACCGACTCGACAGAAAAATTCTCCGCATCCTTCAGGAAGACTCCACACTGGCGGTCGCCGATCTTGCCAAGAAGGTCGGCCTGTCGACGACCCCTTGCTGGCGCCGTATCCAGAAGATGGAAGAAGACGGTGTCATCCGTCGCCGCGTCGCCCTGCTCGATCCCGCAAAGGTCAATACGAAGGTCACCGTTTTCGTGTCGGTGCGCACCTCCAGCCATTCGATCGAGTGGCTGAAGCGTTTCTCCGAAGTCGTTGCGGAATTCCCAGAAGTGGTTGAATTCTATCGCATGAGCGGTGATGTCGATTATCTCCTGCGCGTCGTCGTGCCGGATATCGCTGCCTATGATGCCTTCTATAAGCGGCTCATCGCCAAGATCGAGATCCGTGACGTGTCCTCTGCCTTCGCCATGGAGCAGATCAAGTACACAACGGAACTGCCGCTCGACTACATGCTGATCGACAACCAGAAGTCCTCGGAAGACTGA
- a CDS encoding DNA alkylation repair protein, which produces MTLTRAATTSEIVAHLQTLRSDSNVEGMSRFGIATETALGISNPDLQKLAKSIGRDHGRALELWKTGVREARMLAIYTADPKVMSKAEVEAWASDFASWEIVDAAADLLTETPYWRELIEQFSGDDREFVRRTAFSMIAGATVHNKSEPDTALIAYLPLIERHAYDERNFVKKAVNWALRNIGKRNWTCHGPALALAEKLAASDDRTARWIGKDAHRELTSDKILAKLKL; this is translated from the coding sequence ATGACGCTGACGCGCGCTGCCACGACATCGGAAATCGTTGCGCATCTTCAAACGTTGCGCAGCGATAGCAATGTCGAAGGCATGTCGCGCTTCGGGATCGCAACGGAGACCGCGCTCGGCATCTCCAATCCCGACCTGCAGAAACTGGCAAAATCGATCGGGCGCGACCACGGCCGCGCCCTTGAACTCTGGAAAACCGGCGTGCGCGAGGCACGCATGCTGGCGATCTACACCGCCGATCCCAAGGTCATGAGCAAGGCCGAGGTGGAGGCCTGGGCGTCAGACTTCGCCTCCTGGGAAATCGTCGACGCCGCAGCCGACCTCCTGACGGAAACCCCTTACTGGCGCGAACTCATCGAGCAATTTTCCGGAGACGACCGGGAATTCGTGCGCCGCACCGCCTTTTCCATGATCGCCGGCGCAACGGTCCACAACAAGAGCGAGCCGGATACGGCCCTGATCGCCTATCTACCGCTGATCGAACGGCATGCCTACGATGAGCGCAATTTCGTGAAGAAAGCCGTGAACTGGGCGCTGCGCAATATCGGCAAGCGCAATTGGACCTGCCACGGTCCGGCACTGGCGTTGGCGGAAAAGCTGGCCGCCAGCGATGACAGGACGGCCCGATGGATCGGCAAGGACGCGCATCGCGAACTGACCAGCGACAAGATCCTCGCAAAGCTCAAGCTCTGA
- a CDS encoding two-component sensor histidine kinase — MNTGVSTSTDKNIVDLSRSHRNKAVAKAVRTTRERLQSNGGIPQFESEMLGMHVSATLQAAAVIPMIVLMVTGIGTYISHQASLVMWTLLTLIVHALNIVVTRRAAAHTFSAENIVKWRRRLLAGQAAMGVCWAIFSLQACSVCEGDAFIFYKGAVLLIVLSITAMSNMLLRQAVLFGFLPTVAALVYNAAGSRDMLDIGLTAMFTTALVFFIYITGRLYQTNVKLLSFQTEKDDLIAELEVAKSLSDEARRRAEEANLAKSRFLASMSHELRTPLNAILGFSEVMATEVLGPLNNPLYREYSGDIHRSGQHLLDLINEILDLSRIEAGKYDLNEETVSLLELAEDCVGMVQLRAKAKNISIDEQFEPKLPSVWADEKAIRQVILNLLSNAIKFTPQNGEIRVKVGWTAGGGQYVSIRDNGPGIPEEEIPVVLSAFGQGSIAIKSAEQGTGLGLPIVQAILAKHGGEFKLKSKLREGTEVIAILPARRVLESLPAVTEAHAVEPRRRHFA, encoded by the coding sequence ATGAATACGGGCGTATCGACATCGACGGACAAGAATATCGTCGACCTATCGCGCAGCCATCGCAACAAGGCTGTCGCGAAGGCTGTTCGCACGACTCGTGAACGCCTGCAATCGAACGGCGGTATCCCGCAATTCGAAAGCGAAATGCTTGGCATGCACGTCAGCGCCACGCTGCAGGCCGCCGCGGTTATACCGATGATCGTCCTGATGGTCACCGGTATCGGCACCTATATCAGCCACCAGGCAAGTCTGGTGATGTGGACACTGCTGACGCTAATCGTCCACGCTCTCAACATTGTCGTCACCCGCCGGGCGGCAGCGCATACCTTTTCCGCCGAAAACATCGTCAAATGGCGGCGACGCCTTTTGGCGGGACAGGCCGCCATGGGCGTCTGCTGGGCAATCTTCTCGCTTCAGGCCTGTTCGGTCTGCGAAGGCGATGCCTTCATCTTCTACAAGGGCGCCGTGCTGCTGATCGTGCTGTCGATCACGGCCATGTCGAACATGCTGCTGAGACAGGCCGTGCTTTTCGGCTTCCTCCCGACCGTCGCGGCCCTTGTCTACAACGCCGCCGGCAGCCGGGATATGCTGGATATCGGCCTGACGGCGATGTTCACCACCGCCCTTGTCTTCTTCATCTACATCACCGGCCGCCTTTATCAGACGAACGTCAAGCTGCTCTCCTTCCAGACGGAAAAGGACGACCTGATTGCCGAACTGGAAGTGGCCAAGTCGCTCTCCGACGAAGCACGCCGCCGCGCCGAGGAAGCGAACCTCGCGAAGTCGCGCTTCCTTGCCTCGATGTCCCATGAACTGCGGACACCGCTGAACGCCATTCTCGGCTTCTCCGAGGTCATGGCAACGGAAGTGCTCGGCCCGCTGAACAACCCGCTCTACAGGGAATATTCGGGCGATATCCATCGATCCGGCCAGCATCTTCTCGACCTCATCAACGAGATCCTCGACCTCTCGCGCATCGAGGCCGGCAAATATGATCTCAACGAGGAAACCGTCTCCCTGCTGGAGCTTGCAGAAGACTGCGTGGGCATGGTCCAGCTTCGCGCCAAGGCGAAGAACATCAGCATCGACGAGCAGTTCGAGCCGAAGCTGCCGAGTGTCTGGGCCGATGAAAAGGCGATCCGGCAGGTCATCCTCAACCTACTGTCCAATGCCATCAAGTTCACGCCGCAGAACGGCGAGATCCGCGTCAAGGTCGGCTGGACGGCTGGCGGCGGTCAATACGTATCGATCCGCGATAACGGCCCGGGCATTCCGGAAGAGGAAATCCCGGTCGTGCTCTCCGCTTTCGGTCAGGGCTCCATCGCCATCAAAAGCGCCGAACAGGGCACCGGCCTCGGCCTCCCCATCGTCCAGGCGATCCTTGCCAAGCACGGCGGCGAGTTCAAGCTGAAGTCAAAGCTGCGCGAAGGCACGGAAGTGATCGCCATCCTGCCGGCGCGGCGGGTGCTGGAAAGCCTGCCCGCCGTCACCGAGGCCCACGCGGTCGAACCGCGCCGGCGCCATTTCGCCTGA
- a CDS encoding uracil-DNA glycosylase gives MTALEELQHAIANCRICRDCPAGGEAKRLPHEPRPVAYLSSTAKILIAGQAPGMKVHQSGIPFNDASGDRLRQWLNVDRETFYDQSRFAIVPMGFCFPGYDAEGHDLPPRRECAPQWRPTVIAAMPQVELVLAIGQYAQAWHLGSRRRKTMTETVEHWRDFLLANTEGPKVLPLPHPSWRNTAWLKRNPWFEAEVLPVLRQEVDRLTV, from the coding sequence ATGACCGCGCTTGAGGAATTGCAGCATGCCATCGCAAACTGCCGGATCTGTCGCGACTGTCCGGCGGGTGGGGAGGCGAAGCGCTTGCCGCATGAGCCCAGGCCTGTTGCCTATCTTTCCTCGACGGCGAAGATCCTTATCGCCGGTCAGGCACCGGGAATGAAGGTTCACCAGAGCGGTATCCCGTTCAATGACGCTTCGGGAGACCGGTTGCGGCAATGGCTGAATGTCGATCGGGAGACCTTCTACGACCAGTCCCGTTTCGCCATCGTGCCGATGGGGTTCTGTTTTCCCGGCTACGACGCCGAGGGACATGACCTGCCGCCGAGGCGTGAATGTGCGCCGCAATGGCGGCCTACGGTGATCGCCGCGATGCCGCAGGTCGAGCTGGTGCTGGCAATCGGTCAGTACGCCCAAGCGTGGCATCTCGGCAGCAGACGGCGCAAGACCATGACGGAAACGGTGGAGCACTGGCGCGACTTCTTGCTGGCCAACACTGAAGGACCAAAAGTTTTGCCCCTACCGCATCCGAGCTGGCGCAATACCGCCTGGTTGAAGCGTAATCCATGGTTTGAGGCGGAGGTCCTGCCCGTGTTGCGTCAAGAAGTGGATAGGCTCACGGTCTGA
- a CDS encoding oxidoreductase: MAKVAFIGLGVMGYPMAGYLKTKGGHEVTVYNRTAAKAEKWAAEFGGRAAPTPAAAAADADFVFTCVGNDDDLRSVTIGENGVLSGMKAGAILIDNTTASAEVARELHAAASAKGCGFIDAPVSGGQAGAENGVLTVMCGGDEATFEKARPVIDAYARMVGLMGPVGAGQLTKMINQICIAGVVQGLAEGIHFGKKAGLDIEKVVEVISKGAAGSWQMENRHKTMNEGKYEFGFAVDWMRKDLDIVLTEARRNGANLPVTALVDQFYGEVQQKLGGNRWDTSSLLARLEK, from the coding sequence ATGGCAAAAGTGGCATTTATCGGTTTGGGCGTCATGGGATACCCGATGGCGGGATATCTGAAGACCAAGGGCGGCCACGAGGTAACGGTCTATAACCGCACCGCCGCAAAGGCCGAGAAATGGGCTGCCGAATTCGGCGGCCGCGCCGCACCGACGCCGGCCGCAGCAGCAGCCGATGCCGATTTCGTCTTCACCTGCGTCGGCAATGACGACGACCTGCGTTCGGTAACGATCGGCGAGAACGGCGTGCTTTCCGGAATGAAGGCCGGCGCCATTCTGATCGACAACACCACGGCCTCGGCCGAAGTGGCTCGCGAACTCCACGCTGCCGCGAGCGCCAAGGGCTGCGGCTTCATCGACGCCCCGGTATCCGGCGGACAGGCCGGCGCGGAAAACGGCGTGCTCACGGTCATGTGCGGCGGCGACGAAGCCACCTTCGAAAAGGCCAGGCCGGTCATCGACGCCTATGCCCGCATGGTCGGACTGATGGGCCCGGTCGGCGCCGGCCAACTCACCAAGATGATCAACCAGATCTGCATCGCGGGCGTCGTTCAGGGCCTCGCCGAGGGAATTCACTTTGGCAAGAAAGCCGGCCTGGACATTGAAAAGGTTGTGGAAGTCATTTCCAAGGGCGCTGCCGGTTCCTGGCAGATGGAGAACCGCCACAAGACCATGAACGAGGGCAAGTACGAGTTCGGTTTCGCCGTCGACTGGATGCGCAAGGACCTCGACATCGTCCTCACCGAAGCCCGCCGCAATGGCGCAAACCTCCCCGTTACCGCGCTGGTCGACCAGTTCTACGGCGAGGTTCAGCAGAAGCTCGGCGGCAATCGCTGGGATACCTCCTCGCTTCTCGCCCGGCTTGAAAAATGA